Proteins found in one Lepisosteus oculatus isolate fLepOcu1 chromosome 22, fLepOcu1.hap2, whole genome shotgun sequence genomic segment:
- the acads gene encoding short-chain specific acyl-CoA dehydrogenase, mitochondrial gives MPDSGRTYFQARRAVLTLGSWVKMAALLCARKAVLSCRRGGVRLLSQLAELPETHAMLRQTCRDFADRELAPLAAQLDREHRFPAEQVKKLGALGLMAVEAPEHLGGAGLDYLAYALAVEEISRGCASTGVIVSVNNSLYLGPILKFGSEEQKQQWVTPFTSGERVGCFALSEPGNGSDAGAATTVARKEGGQWVLSGTKAWITNCWDASAAVVFATTDKSLKHKGISAFLVPMPHPGVSLGKKEDKLGIRASSTANLILEECRLPLENLLGQPGMGFKIAMQTLDSGRIGIAAQALGIGQAALDCAADYAHKRTAFGAPIAKLQAIQFKLADMAVALESARLLTWRAAMLRDSGKPFTKEAAMAKLAASEAATFISHQAIQVLGGMGYVTDMPAERHYRDARITEIYEGTSEIQRLVIANQVLKEYQA, from the exons ATGCCCGATTCAGGTCGGACTTATTTTCAGGCGCGCCGCGCTGTGTTAACGCTGGGGTCTTGGGTGAAGATGGCGGCTTTGCTGTGCGCTCGGAAAG ctgtcctgtcctgccgGAGGGGGGGTGTTCGGCTGTTGTCACAGCTGGCGGAGCTGCCGGAGACTCATGCCATGCTGCGTCAGACGTGCCGGGACTTCGCTGATCGCGAGCTGGCACCCCTGGCCGCCCAGCTGGACCGCGAGCACCGCTTCCCGGCCGAGCAG gtGAAGAAGCTGGGGGCTCTGGGGCTCATGGCAGTGGAGGCCCCCGAACACCTAGGAGGTGCAGGGCTGGATTACCTGGCCTACGCCCTCGCGGTGGAGGAGATCAGCCGGGGCTGCGCGTCCACGGGGGTCATCGTCAGCGTCAACAAT TCGCTGTACCTGGGTCCGATTCTGAAGTTCGGCTCGGAAGAGCAGAAGCAGCAGTGGGTCACTCCCTTCACCAGTGGGGAGCGAGTGGGCTGCTTTGCTCTGAGCGAGCCAG GTAACGGTAGTGATGCAGGTGCCGCGACAACGGTGGCCAGGAAGGAGGGGGGTCAGTGGGTGCTGAGCGGCACCAAGGCCTGGATCACGAACTGCTGGGATGCTTCGGCTGCTGTGGTGTTTGCCACGACAGACAAGAGCCTCAAACACAAG GGTATTAGTGCATTCCTCGTGCCGATGCCCCATCCTGGCGTGTCCCTGGGGAAGAAGGAGGACAAGCTGGGAATCCGAGCCTCTTCCACAGCCAACCTCATCCTGGAGGAGTGCCGCCTCCCGTTGGAAAACCTGCTGGGACAGCCGGGCATGGGCTTCAAAATCGCCATG CAAACTCTGGACAGCGGCCGCATTGGCATCGCGGCTCAGGCTCTGGGCATTGGCCAGGCCGCTCTGGACTGCGCTGCAGACTATGCCCACAAGAGAACAGCGTTCGGGGCACCCATCGCGAAACTGCAGGCCATACAG TTCAAGCTGGCAGACATGGCTGTAGCTTTGGAGAGTGCTCGCTTGCTGACCTGGAGAGCCGCCATGCTGAGAGACTCAGGGAAGCCATTCACTAAG GAAGCAGCGATGGCAAAGCTGGCTGCATCCGAGGCTGCGACCTTCATCTCGCACCAG GCGATCCAGGTTTTAGGCGGGATGGGATACGTAACGGACATGCCCGCGGAGAGACACTACCGGGATGCCCGGATCACGGAGATCTATGAGGGAACCAGTGAGATCCAGAGGCTTGTCATTGCAAACCAAGTGCTCAAGGAGTACCAGGCCTGA
- the rab36 gene encoding ras-related protein Rab-36 isoform X3, with translation MQTMESGKLCVSAPVSRDRVVTRFPKWYTPEACLQLKDHWHVQVRNACQDRSARNVGLKISKVVVVGDLHVGKTCLINRFCKDVFDRDYKATIGVDFEIERFEISGIPYTLQIWDTAGQEKFKCIASAYYRGAQVIITVFDLADIRTLENTRQWLEDALRENEPNSSFVFLVGTKKDLLSAAECERTEKDAVRLAAEMKAEFWSVSAKTGIDRGSTEQPQGRGPEGLACC, from the exons ATGCAGACAATGGAGAGCGGGAAGCTGTGTGTCTCTGCGCCCGTCAGCCGGGATCGCGTCGTGACCCGGTTCCCCAAG TGGTACACACCTGAGGCCTGTCTCCAACTGAAGGACCACTGGCACGTCCAGGTGAGGAACGCCTGCCAGGACCGCAGCGCCAGGAATGTTGG GCTTAAAATCTCAAAGGTGGTGGTTGTTGGGGATTTGCATGTGGGAAAGACATGTCTTATTAACAG GTTTTGTAAGGACGTGTTTGACAGGGACTACAAGGCTACAATAGGGGTGGATTTTGAAATCGAGAGGTTTGAAATATCTGGGATTCCCTACACGCTGCAGAT CTGGGACACGGCGGGACAGGAGAAGTTCAAGTGCATCGCCTCCGCCTATTACAGAGGAGCGCAGG TGATCATCACAGTGTTTGACCTGGCGGATATCCGGACCCTGGAGAACACGCG ACAATGGCTGGAAGATGCTCTAAGGGAGAATGAACCCAACTCGTCTTTTGTCTTTCTGGTCGGAACCAAGAAGGATTTACTG TCAGCAGCAGAGTGCGAGAGGACAGAGAAGGATGCGGTCAGACTGGCGGCTGAGATGAAGGCAGAGTTCTGGTCTGTCTCTGCCAAGACAG GAATTGACAGAGGATCCACGGAACAGCCCCAGGGCAGGGGGCCAGAGGGGCTGGCCTGCTGctag
- the rab36 gene encoding ras-related protein Rab-36 isoform X1, producing the protein MQTMESGKLCVSAPVSRDRVVTRFPKWYTPEACLQLKDHWHVQVRNACQDRSARNVGLKISKVVVVGDLHVGKTCLINRFCKDVFDRDYKATIGVDFEIERFEISGIPYTLQIWDTAGQEKFKCIASAYYRGAQVIITVFDLADIRTLENTRQWLEDALRENEPNSSFVFLVGTKKDLLSAAECERTEKDAVRLAAEMKAEFWSVSAKTGENVQEFFFRVAALAFEDSILKDLEKSRSMGTRIGDGDLIRIDRGSTEQPQGRGPEGLACC; encoded by the exons ATGCAGACAATGGAGAGCGGGAAGCTGTGTGTCTCTGCGCCCGTCAGCCGGGATCGCGTCGTGACCCGGTTCCCCAAG TGGTACACACCTGAGGCCTGTCTCCAACTGAAGGACCACTGGCACGTCCAGGTGAGGAACGCCTGCCAGGACCGCAGCGCCAGGAATGTTGG GCTTAAAATCTCAAAGGTGGTGGTTGTTGGGGATTTGCATGTGGGAAAGACATGTCTTATTAACAG GTTTTGTAAGGACGTGTTTGACAGGGACTACAAGGCTACAATAGGGGTGGATTTTGAAATCGAGAGGTTTGAAATATCTGGGATTCCCTACACGCTGCAGAT CTGGGACACGGCGGGACAGGAGAAGTTCAAGTGCATCGCCTCCGCCTATTACAGAGGAGCGCAGG TGATCATCACAGTGTTTGACCTGGCGGATATCCGGACCCTGGAGAACACGCG ACAATGGCTGGAAGATGCTCTAAGGGAGAATGAACCCAACTCGTCTTTTGTCTTTCTGGTCGGAACCAAGAAGGATTTACTG TCAGCAGCAGAGTGCGAGAGGACAGAGAAGGATGCGGTCAGACTGGCGGCTGAGATGAAGGCAGAGTTCTGGTCTGTCTCTGCCAAGACAG GTGAGAATGTGCAGGAGTTCTTCTTCCGCGTGGCGGCTCTGGCCTTCGAGGACTCCATACTGAAGGACCTGGAGAAGAGTCGGAGCATGGGCACCAGAATCGGGGATGGAGACCTCATCC GAATTGACAGAGGATCCACGGAACAGCCCCAGGGCAGGGGGCCAGAGGGGCTGGCCTGCTGctag
- the rab36 gene encoding ras-related protein Rab-36 isoform X2, which translates to MQTMESGKLCVSAPVSRDRVVTRFPKWYTPEACLQLKDHWHVQVRNACQDRSARNVGLKISKVVVVGDLHVGKTCLINRFCKDVFDRDYKATIGVDFEIERFEISGIPYTLQIWDTAGQEKFKCIASAYYRGAQVIITVFDLADIRTLENTRQWLEDALRENEPNSSFVFLVGTKKDLLSAAECERTEKDAVRLAAEMKAEFWSVSAKTVGSMNPGNPFRAFHSSGSGQQHLVRPPPPG; encoded by the exons ATGCAGACAATGGAGAGCGGGAAGCTGTGTGTCTCTGCGCCCGTCAGCCGGGATCGCGTCGTGACCCGGTTCCCCAAG TGGTACACACCTGAGGCCTGTCTCCAACTGAAGGACCACTGGCACGTCCAGGTGAGGAACGCCTGCCAGGACCGCAGCGCCAGGAATGTTGG GCTTAAAATCTCAAAGGTGGTGGTTGTTGGGGATTTGCATGTGGGAAAGACATGTCTTATTAACAG GTTTTGTAAGGACGTGTTTGACAGGGACTACAAGGCTACAATAGGGGTGGATTTTGAAATCGAGAGGTTTGAAATATCTGGGATTCCCTACACGCTGCAGAT CTGGGACACGGCGGGACAGGAGAAGTTCAAGTGCATCGCCTCCGCCTATTACAGAGGAGCGCAGG TGATCATCACAGTGTTTGACCTGGCGGATATCCGGACCCTGGAGAACACGCG ACAATGGCTGGAAGATGCTCTAAGGGAGAATGAACCCAACTCGTCTTTTGTCTTTCTGGTCGGAACCAAGAAGGATTTACTG TCAGCAGCAGAGTGCGAGAGGACAGAGAAGGATGCGGTCAGACTGGCGGCTGAGATGAAGGCAGAGTTCTGGTCTGTCTCTGCCAAGACAG tgggaagcatgaatccagggaaCCCTTTCCGCGCctttcacagcagtggcagtggtcagcagcacctggtacggccccctccacctgGGTGA